One genomic region from Halococcus qingdaonensis encodes:
- a CDS encoding diphthine--ammonia ligase, with product MAWVSLFSGGKDSAWALHRALDDGLPVERLVTVHPDEDSFLYHVPATELAGLAAESIGIELLEVESGGHEGTDSSARGDAELEPLECALRELDADMDDGLTGVVAGAIESEFQTSRIEAMCERLDIELFAPLWQRDPRALADAMLATGFEIRVIAVAAAGLDESWLGRTLDAEAFDELEAIGDDYGVHLLGEGGGFETLVTDSPQMERPLKLEYETEWDGVRGQLQVTDAWLGDS from the coding sequence ATGGCGTGGGTGAGCCTGTTCTCCGGCGGGAAGGACTCCGCGTGGGCGCTCCATCGCGCGCTCGACGACGGACTGCCGGTCGAGCGACTCGTCACCGTCCATCCCGACGAGGATTCCTTTCTCTACCACGTCCCGGCGACCGAGCTCGCTGGACTGGCCGCCGAGAGCATCGGCATCGAGCTGCTCGAAGTCGAATCGGGCGGCCACGAGGGGACTGATTCCAGCGCGCGCGGCGATGCCGAGCTCGAACCGCTCGAATGCGCGCTCCGCGAGCTCGACGCCGACATGGACGACGGACTCACGGGCGTGGTTGCCGGTGCGATTGAAAGCGAGTTCCAGACCAGCCGGATCGAGGCGATGTGCGAACGCCTCGACATCGAGCTGTTCGCCCCGCTCTGGCAGCGCGATCCCCGAGCGCTCGCCGACGCGATGCTCGCTACCGGTTTCGAGATCCGTGTGATCGCCGTGGCGGCCGCCGGGCTCGACGAGTCCTGGCTCGGGCGCACGCTCGATGCCGAGGCCTTCGACGAACTCGAAGCCATCGGCGACGACTACGGCGTTCACCTCCTCGGCGAGGGTGGCGGGTTCGAGACGCTCGTGACTGACAGTCCGCAGATGGAGCGGCCGCTGAAGCTCGAGTACGAGACCGAATGGGACGGCGTTCGCGGCCAGTTGCAGGTTACCGATGCGTGGCTCGGCGACTCCTGA
- a CDS encoding sugar phosphate nucleotidyltransferase, whose amino-acid sequence MDAIVLAGGYATRLWPITKHRPKMFLPVGGADVIDRIFDELETDDRIEDVYVSTNERFAPEFERHIAESEFTKPRLSVEETSDEDEKFGVVGALAQLVEREGIDDDLLVIAGDNLISFPLSDFVDEFESRGAPTIAAYDVGSKERASSYGLVELDGDRVVDFQEKPDEPNSTLVSIACYAFPAEALAFDEYLAGDNNPDEPGWFVQWLQATRAVYAYTFDGAWFDIGTPESYLETVAWALDGDAAIDADATVENSEIGSGVHVMDGAVVRNSTVERSVVFPNATVEDCTVRDSILDEEVDVAGTELTGALVGTHTKLPDGD is encoded by the coding sequence ATGGATGCAATCGTACTCGCCGGAGGCTACGCGACACGTCTCTGGCCGATTACGAAACACCGGCCGAAGATGTTCCTGCCGGTTGGCGGGGCTGACGTGATCGACCGGATCTTCGACGAACTGGAGACCGACGACCGTATCGAGGACGTCTACGTGAGCACGAACGAGCGCTTCGCCCCGGAGTTCGAGCGCCACATCGCGGAGAGCGAGTTCACGAAGCCACGCCTCAGCGTCGAGGAGACCAGCGACGAGGACGAGAAGTTCGGCGTCGTCGGCGCGCTCGCCCAGCTCGTCGAGCGCGAGGGGATCGACGACGACCTGCTGGTGATCGCCGGCGACAATCTCATCAGCTTCCCGCTCAGCGACTTCGTCGACGAGTTCGAGTCCCGGGGCGCGCCGACGATCGCGGCCTACGACGTCGGCTCGAAGGAGCGCGCGAGTTCCTACGGGCTGGTCGAGCTCGACGGCGATCGGGTGGTGGACTTCCAGGAGAAGCCCGACGAACCGAACAGCACCCTCGTCTCGATCGCCTGCTACGCCTTCCCCGCCGAGGCGCTCGCCTTCGACGAATATCTCGCTGGCGACAACAATCCCGACGAGCCGGGCTGGTTCGTCCAGTGGCTGCAAGCCACCCGCGCGGTCTACGCCTACACATTCGACGGCGCGTGGTTCGACATCGGCACGCCCGAGAGCTACCTCGAAACCGTCGCGTGGGCGCTCGACGGCGACGCCGCGATCGACGCCGACGCCACCGTCGAGAACAGCGAGATCGGCAGCGGCGTCCACGTCATGGACGGCGCGGTCGTGCGGAACTCGACGGTCGAGCGCTCGGTCGTCTTCCCGAACGCAACCGTCGAGGACTGTACGGTGCGGGATTCGATCCTCGACGAGGAGGTCGACGTCGCCGGCACCGAGCTCACGGGCGCGCTCGTCGGCACACACACGAAACTGCCCGACGGCGACTGA
- a CDS encoding zinc ribbon domain-containing protein, whose translation MNGHRSGKRPLLAAALALLYPGLGHLYLREWLRALTWFGLTFATVAIALPASAIPENGAGFSLDAVMQASEALPMEAEIAIFVLFVLNTVDAYRIAQGSRTEQSTAADGKQRCPNCGRETDADLEFCQWCTEPLAADE comes from the coding sequence ATGAACGGACATCGTTCGGGGAAACGCCCGCTGCTCGCCGCCGCGCTGGCGCTTCTCTACCCGGGACTCGGCCACCTCTACCTGCGCGAGTGGCTGCGTGCCCTCACCTGGTTCGGGCTGACGTTCGCGACCGTCGCGATCGCGCTGCCGGCCTCGGCGATCCCCGAGAACGGGGCGGGGTTCAGCCTCGACGCGGTGATGCAGGCGAGCGAGGCGCTCCCGATGGAGGCCGAGATCGCGATCTTCGTCCTCTTCGTGCTCAACACGGTCGACGCCTACCGCATCGCCCAGGGCTCCCGAACCGAGCAATCGACCGCTGCCGACGGCAAGCAGCGTTGCCCGAACTGCGGGCGCGAGACCGACGCCGATCTCGAGTTCTGCCAGTGGTGTACCGAACCGCTCGCGGCCGACGAATGA
- a CDS encoding DUF211 domain-containing protein, producing the protein MATIRQLVIDVLKPHEPTMLAVADEIADLDGIDGVNAVLLEMDEEVRNIKFTIEGEDIDFETVSATVEDTGARIHSIDQVACGEYIVEDVPTAQD; encoded by the coding sequence ATGGCCACCATTCGCCAACTCGTTATCGACGTTCTCAAGCCCCACGAGCCGACCATGCTTGCGGTCGCCGACGAGATCGCCGATCTGGACGGTATCGATGGCGTCAACGCCGTGCTCCTGGAGATGGACGAGGAGGTCCGTAACATCAAGTTCACCATCGAGGGCGAGGACATCGATTTCGAGACGGTAAGTGCGACAGTCGAGGACACCGGCGCACGGATTCACTCGATCGATCAGGTCGCCTGCGGCGAGTACATCGTCGAAGACGTCCCGACGGCACAGGACTGA
- the grpE gene encoding nucleotide exchange factor GrpE: MSDNDVGVDESAAEAPVDEEDAGTDGVSEDEEGFESLEARIAEATTDELAAEVRTLRERAATAERRIEEQDAAIDELESKLKRKQADFQNYKQRTERQQEELRERATEDLVERLLDVRDNLSRALSQDADADIRPGVESTLEEFDRILDEENVTAIEPDAGDAVDPQRHEVMLRVDSEQPEDTIAELYRPGYEMGEKVLRPAQITVSE; the protein is encoded by the coding sequence ATGAGCGACAACGACGTCGGGGTCGACGAGTCGGCCGCCGAAGCGCCAGTGGACGAGGAGGACGCGGGCACCGACGGCGTGAGCGAGGACGAAGAGGGGTTCGAGAGCCTCGAAGCGCGCATCGCAGAGGCGACGACCGACGAGCTCGCGGCGGAGGTACGCACACTGCGCGAGCGCGCCGCGACCGCCGAGCGGCGCATCGAGGAACAGGACGCGGCAATCGACGAGCTCGAATCGAAACTGAAGCGCAAACAGGCGGACTTCCAGAACTACAAGCAGCGCACCGAGCGCCAGCAGGAAGAACTACGCGAGCGCGCCACCGAGGATCTCGTCGAGCGCCTGCTCGACGTCCGCGACAACCTCTCACGGGCGCTCTCGCAGGACGCAGACGCGGACATCCGCCCGGGCGTCGAGAGCACGCTGGAGGAGTTCGACCGAATTCTCGACGAGGAGAACGTCACGGCGATCGAACCCGACGCGGGCGACGCGGTCGATCCGCAGCGCCACGAGGTCATGCTGCGCGTCGACAGCGAGCAGCCCGAAGACACGATCGCCGAACTCTACCGCCCAGGCTACGAGATGGGTGAGAAGGTGCTCCGCCCGGCACAGATCACCGTCAGCGAGTAG
- a CDS encoding DUF5809 family protein — protein MHTVGRFAPSTEEAARERYEALGPTAQTVVREVATAMEFDKPEYDERVTSTVVERARNALFASELEVSVGQREAFDDWRAEHSEYETHVIGNENVPRIAWHTVPFSEQAVAATFANEERAAVETLRRQAFGRLYRDLVE, from the coding sequence ATGCACACGGTTGGACGGTTCGCGCCGAGCACCGAGGAGGCCGCCCGCGAGCGCTACGAGGCGCTCGGCCCGACGGCCCAGACCGTCGTTCGGGAGGTCGCGACCGCGATGGAGTTCGACAAGCCGGAGTACGACGAGCGCGTGACGAGCACGGTCGTCGAGCGGGCGCGCAACGCGCTGTTCGCTTCGGAACTCGAGGTCTCGGTCGGCCAGCGCGAGGCGTTCGACGACTGGCGGGCGGAGCATTCCGAGTACGAGACCCACGTCATCGGTAACGAGAACGTTCCCCGAATCGCCTGGCACACCGTCCCCTTTTCCGAACAGGCCGTCGCAGCGACGTTCGCCAACGAGGAACGCGCAGCCGTCGAGACCCTGCGCCGGCAGGCGTTCGGGCGGCTCTACCGCGATCTCGTCGAATAG
- a CDS encoding DUF790 family protein, with protein sequence MLTKDLLRVSRAGGGYHPQFTGREDRPLAARVIGVYQGHVGRSRAGLDDALAELEGEADDFKLVRGFAKLLEREATFETRSELAPKRARSTAFAAAESVGVVTEDDRERALSRAADGLDATSETVADSLYADLDERQILVDLDVPWDPEELCAQYDLSLAQTALFDATELRVRSADPKALVSAVKRLRLLYEIRKTGESGTALSEREVRVTGPDSLFRRTRRYGTRFARLLRSVTKAGEWELAATIDDRGTERELRLTQADLQPSGTKPVIEVDYDSRVEADFATRFEALDLDWELTREPEPLETGARVMIPDFAFEWQHGVPADATGDTEAGTTSPRDFRVFFEIMGFWTPDYVEKKLAQIEELESVELVVAVDESLGVGEELEARDARAIPYSGSVRVRDVRDALREYENRLNAESAAALPDKLVPEDEVVSLSALAAEHGVSESAIEGKEFPKHELVGRTLVRPSVLSALDADIEPGMAFSTVEDRIAESEIDDASAVLSRLGYRVEWEGLSGGTVREKD encoded by the coding sequence GTGCTCACGAAGGACCTCCTCCGAGTGTCGCGGGCGGGTGGTGGCTACCACCCGCAGTTCACAGGCAGGGAAGATCGCCCGCTCGCGGCACGGGTCATCGGGGTCTATCAGGGTCACGTCGGCCGGTCGCGCGCCGGTCTCGACGACGCACTCGCGGAACTCGAAGGGGAGGCCGACGATTTCAAACTCGTTCGCGGGTTCGCCAAGCTCCTGGAACGCGAGGCGACCTTCGAGACGCGCAGCGAGCTGGCCCCCAAGCGTGCCCGCAGCACGGCGTTCGCGGCCGCCGAATCCGTCGGCGTCGTGACCGAAGACGACCGCGAACGCGCGCTGTCGCGGGCCGCAGACGGGCTCGATGCCACGTCGGAGACGGTCGCGGATTCGCTGTACGCCGATCTCGACGAGCGGCAGATTCTCGTCGACCTCGACGTTCCCTGGGACCCCGAGGAGCTCTGCGCCCAATATGACCTCTCGCTGGCGCAGACAGCTCTGTTCGACGCGACCGAGCTGCGCGTGCGGAGTGCCGACCCGAAGGCGCTCGTCTCGGCGGTCAAGCGGCTGCGACTGCTCTACGAGATCCGGAAGACAGGCGAGTCAGGAACGGCGCTCTCCGAACGCGAGGTCCGCGTAACGGGTCCCGACAGCCTCTTTCGTCGGACCAGACGGTACGGCACACGATTTGCCCGACTGCTCAGGAGCGTCACGAAAGCGGGCGAGTGGGAGCTCGCGGCGACGATCGACGACCGCGGCACCGAGCGCGAACTCCGACTCACACAGGCAGATCTCCAGCCGTCGGGAACCAAGCCGGTGATCGAAGTCGACTACGACAGCCGGGTTGAGGCCGACTTCGCCACGCGGTTCGAGGCGCTCGATCTCGACTGGGAGCTCACCCGCGAGCCCGAACCGCTTGAAACCGGCGCGCGAGTGATGATCCCCGACTTCGCCTTCGAGTGGCAGCATGGGGTTCCCGCCGATGCGACTGGTGACACGGAAGCAGGGACGACGTCTCCCCGTGATTTCCGTGTCTTCTTCGAGATCATGGGGTTCTGGACGCCCGACTACGTCGAAAAGAAGCTCGCCCAGATCGAGGAGCTGGAGTCGGTCGAGCTCGTCGTCGCGGTCGACGAATCGCTCGGCGTCGGCGAGGAGCTCGAAGCCCGCGACGCGCGTGCCATCCCGTATTCGGGATCGGTGCGGGTACGTGACGTCCGCGATGCGCTCCGCGAGTACGAGAACCGTCTGAACGCGGAGAGTGCGGCGGCGCTGCCCGACAAACTCGTCCCGGAGGACGAGGTGGTTTCGCTATCGGCGCTCGCCGCCGAGCACGGCGTAAGCGAGAGCGCCATCGAGGGCAAGGAGTTTCCCAAGCACGAACTGGTCGGCCGGACGCTCGTTCGTCCGTCCGTTCTCTCGGCGCTCGACGCCGACATCGAACCGGGGATGGCGTTCTCGACGGTCGAAGATCGGATCGCCGAGTCAGAAATCGACGACGCGAGCGCGGTGCTTTCGCGGCTCGGCTATCGCGTGGAGTGGGAGGGGTTGAGCGGCGGGACGGTGCGCGAGAAGGACTGA
- the dnaK gene encoding molecular chaperone DnaK produces the protein MASNKILGIDLGTTNSAFAVMEGSDPEIIVNGEGDRTTPSVVAFTDDERLVGKPAKNQAIQNPDRTVESIKRFIGEDHTVEIDGEDYTPEEISALILGKIKRDAEEYLGDEIEKAVITVPAYFSDSQRQATKDAGEIAGFDVERIINEPTAASMAYGLDDDSDQTVMVYDLGGGTFDVSVLDLGGGVYEVVATNGDNDLGGDDWDEAIIDHLAEEFESEHGFDLREDRQALQRLKDAAEEAKIELSNRKETTINLPFITATDSGPVHLEEKLTRATFESLTSDLIDRTVDPTQQALDDADYDADDIDEVILVGGSTRMPQVQEQVSEIVGQDPQKNVNPDEAVALGAAIQGGVLAGDVDDIVLLDVTPLSLGIEVKGGLFERLIDKNTTIPTEESKVFTTAAANQTQVQVRVFQGEREIADENELLGEFQLSGIPPAPAGTPQIEVTFNIDENGIVNVEAHDQGSGNSEEITIEGGAGLSDDEIDRMQEEAEEYAEEDEQRRERIEARNEAESSVQRANTLLEENEEEVEDDLRTDIEDAIEDVEEVLEDEDATTEELQDATEELSTELQEIGKQMYQQQEAAQQAAGGAGGAGGAGAAGAGPGGMGDMGGAGGDGDDEEYVDADFEDVDIDDEDDESSA, from the coding sequence ATGGCGAGCAACAAGATCCTCGGTATCGACCTCGGGACGACGAACTCGGCGTTCGCGGTGATGGAAGGCAGCGATCCTGAAATCATCGTCAACGGCGAGGGCGACCGCACCACACCCTCCGTGGTGGCGTTCACCGACGACGAGCGCCTCGTCGGCAAACCCGCGAAGAACCAGGCCATCCAGAACCCCGACCGAACTGTCGAATCGATCAAACGGTTCATCGGCGAGGACCACACCGTCGAGATCGACGGTGAGGACTACACGCCCGAGGAGATCTCGGCGCTCATCCTCGGCAAGATCAAGCGCGACGCTGAGGAGTATCTCGGCGACGAGATCGAGAAAGCCGTCATCACCGTCCCCGCTTACTTCTCCGACAGCCAGCGCCAGGCGACGAAGGACGCCGGCGAGATCGCCGGCTTCGACGTCGAGCGCATCATCAACGAGCCGACCGCGGCGTCGATGGCCTACGGGCTCGACGACGACTCCGACCAGACTGTGATGGTCTACGATCTCGGTGGGGGGACCTTCGACGTCTCGGTGCTCGATCTCGGTGGGGGCGTCTACGAGGTCGTCGCCACCAACGGCGACAACGACCTCGGTGGCGACGACTGGGACGAGGCCATCATCGACCACCTCGCCGAGGAGTTCGAATCCGAACACGGCTTCGACCTCCGCGAGGACCGCCAGGCGCTCCAGCGGCTGAAGGACGCCGCCGAGGAGGCCAAAATCGAGCTCTCCAACCGGAAGGAGACGACGATCAACCTCCCGTTCATCACGGCGACGGATTCGGGCCCGGTCCATCTGGAGGAGAAACTCACCCGTGCGACGTTCGAATCGCTTACCTCCGACCTGATCGACAGAACTGTGGACCCGACCCAGCAGGCGCTCGACGACGCGGACTACGACGCCGACGACATCGACGAGGTGATCCTCGTCGGCGGGTCGACGCGAATGCCCCAGGTCCAGGAACAGGTTTCGGAGATCGTCGGTCAGGACCCCCAGAAGAACGTCAACCCCGACGAAGCCGTCGCCCTCGGCGCGGCCATCCAGGGTGGCGTGCTCGCGGGCGACGTCGACGACATCGTGCTGCTCGACGTGACGCCGCTCTCGCTGGGGATCGAGGTCAAGGGTGGCCTCTTCGAGCGCCTCATCGACAAAAACACGACGATCCCGACCGAGGAGTCGAAGGTGTTCACGACCGCGGCCGCGAACCAGACTCAGGTTCAGGTGCGCGTGTTCCAGGGCGAGCGCGAGATCGCCGACGAGAACGAACTCCTCGGCGAGTTCCAGCTCTCTGGCATCCCGCCCGCGCCCGCCGGAACGCCCCAGATCGAGGTGACGTTCAACATCGACGAGAACGGCATCGTCAACGTCGAGGCCCACGACCAGGGCTCGGGCAACTCCGAGGAGATCACCATCGAGGGCGGTGCGGGGCTCTCGGACGACGAGATCGACCGGATGCAAGAGGAAGCCGAGGAGTACGCCGAGGAGGACGAGCAGCGCCGCGAGCGCATCGAGGCGCGCAACGAGGCCGAGAGCTCGGTCCAGCGCGCGAACACGCTCCTCGAAGAGAACGAGGAAGAAGTCGAGGACGACCTCCGGACGGACATCGAGGACGCCATCGAGGACGTCGAGGAAGTCTTGGAGGACGAGGACGCGACGACCGAGGAGCTCCAAGACGCCACCGAGGAGCTCTCGACGGAGCTTCAGGAGATCGGCAAGCAGATGTACCAACAGCAGGAGGCCGCCCAGCAGGCCGCTGGCGGTGCGGGCGGCGCTGGCGGTGCGGGTGCAGCAGGTGCCGGCCCCGGCGGGATGGGCGACATGGGCGGTGCTGGCGGCGACGGTGACGACGAGGAGTACGTCGACGCCGACTTCGAGGACGTCGACATCGACGACGAGGACGACGAGTCGTCGGCCTAA
- a CDS encoding DEAD/DEAH box helicase family protein yields MADVTLSFEDGTIRVAGGADLDLPIDRDPRSKTGRAPAVRYAALVAALDDRGIDYDDRVLAAPALDVSSAYELREYQRTALEAWRTNDHRGVLELPTGSGKTVIGIEAIEELGTAALVVVPTIDLLEQWRRELETEFGVPIGQLGGGEQRVEALTVATYDSAYLRAEDIGDRFGLVVFDEVHHLGGAGYRDIARLLAAPARLGLTATFERPDDAHEVIEELCGPLVHRIAPDELAGDHLAAYDIKRLDVALSDEERAEYDEHRETFTNYLARSNLDMRSGSDYRKLVMRSGSDPAAREALLANQRAREVMMNADAKVATLADLLDRHQDDRIIVFTAHNDLVYRLSERFLLPAITHQTGANERREILEKFRNGSYSRVVTANVLDEGVDVPDANVAVVLSGSGSEREFTQRLGRVLRPTEDGGRALLYEVVTEATAEERVAERRH; encoded by the coding sequence GTGGCGGACGTCACGCTCAGCTTCGAGGACGGCACCATCCGCGTCGCGGGCGGTGCCGATCTCGATCTCCCCATCGACCGCGATCCGCGATCGAAGACCGGTCGTGCGCCCGCCGTGCGCTACGCGGCGCTCGTCGCGGCGCTCGACGATCGCGGTATCGACTACGACGACCGCGTTCTCGCCGCGCCAGCGCTCGACGTCTCCTCGGCCTACGAACTCCGGGAGTACCAGCGAACGGCGCTCGAGGCGTGGCGCACGAACGACCATCGGGGAGTGCTCGAACTCCCCACGGGCAGCGGCAAGACAGTCATCGGCATCGAAGCCATCGAGGAGCTGGGGACCGCGGCGCTGGTCGTCGTCCCCACGATCGATCTCCTGGAGCAGTGGCGGCGCGAGCTCGAAACCGAGTTCGGGGTGCCGATCGGCCAGCTCGGAGGTGGCGAGCAGCGTGTCGAGGCGCTCACTGTCGCGACCTACGATTCGGCGTACCTGCGTGCCGAGGACATCGGCGACCGGTTCGGACTCGTCGTCTTCGACGAAGTCCACCACCTCGGCGGCGCGGGCTATCGCGACATCGCCCGCCTGCTCGCCGCACCCGCCAGATTGGGCCTGACGGCGACCTTCGAGCGACCCGACGACGCACACGAGGTCATCGAAGAGCTCTGTGGCCCGCTCGTCCACCGCATCGCGCCCGACGAGCTCGCCGGCGATCATCTCGCGGCCTACGACATCAAGCGCCTCGACGTCGCGCTCTCCGACGAGGAACGGGCGGAGTACGACGAGCATCGCGAGACGTTCACGAACTATCTCGCGCGGTCGAACCTCGACATGCGAAGTGGCAGCGACTACCGGAAACTCGTCATGCGCTCAGGCTCAGATCCGGCGGCGCGCGAGGCGCTGCTGGCGAACCAGCGCGCTCGCGAGGTGATGATGAACGCCGACGCCAAGGTCGCAACTCTCGCCGACCTGCTCGATCGCCATCAGGATGATCGAATCATCGTCTTCACCGCGCACAACGATCTCGTCTATCGTCTCTCCGAGCGGTTCCTCCTGCCGGCGATCACCCACCAGACAGGGGCGAACGAGCGCCGCGAGATCCTCGAAAAGTTCCGGAACGGGAGCTACTCACGGGTCGTCACGGCGAACGTTCTGGACGAGGGTGTGGACGTTCCGGACGCGAACGTCGCGGTCGTCCTCTCGGGCAGCGGTTCCGAACGGGAGTTCACACAGCGCCTCGGCCGGGTGTTACGCCCCACAGAAGACGGCGGGCGGGCGCTGCTCTACGAGGTCGTCACCGAAGCGACCGCCGAGGAGCGCGTCGCCGAGCGCCGACATTGA
- a CDS encoding YqjF family protein — MVVALAMEWRELLFANWPVDPDVVSAHLPDALAVDSHDGSAWLSVVPFTNAAVRPRRLPSRLGIDLPELNLRTYVTVDDTPSVYFFSLDAEGLLGVIGARLFHHLPYYYARMRHEHDGNSRNRFESRRLHPGARPVGFRASYEPEPTSERLDLTPGSLATFLTERYRFYTEAPDGSVRYSNVNHDPWPLYPADVTIEENTLFRANGFADPPGEPVCYYSPGVDITASPSRVRKNATR, encoded by the coding sequence ATGGTCGTCGCGCTCGCGATGGAGTGGCGGGAGCTCCTGTTCGCCAACTGGCCCGTGGATCCCGACGTCGTCTCGGCACACCTCCCCGACGCGCTCGCCGTCGATAGCCACGACGGCAGCGCCTGGCTCTCCGTCGTGCCGTTCACCAACGCCGCCGTTCGCCCGCGTCGGCTGCCGAGCCGACTCGGGATCGATCTCCCCGAGCTCAATCTACGAACCTACGTCACCGTCGACGACACGCCCAGCGTCTACTTCTTCAGCCTCGACGCCGAGGGGCTGCTCGGCGTGATCGGCGCACGCCTCTTCCATCATCTTCCGTACTACTACGCGCGCATGCGCCACGAGCACGACGGGAACAGCCGCAACCGCTTCGAGAGCCGACGCCTCCATCCAGGAGCCAGACCCGTCGGGTTCCGGGCGAGCTACGAGCCCGAACCCACCAGCGAACGACTCGATCTAACTCCCGGCTCGCTGGCGACGTTTCTTACCGAACGCTACCGGTTCTACACCGAAGCGCCGGACGGGAGCGTTCGCTACTCGAACGTGAACCACGATCCCTGGCCGCTGTATCCCGCCGACGTGACGATCGAGGAGAACACGCTCTTTCGCGCGAACGGCTTCGCCGACCCACCCGGGGAGCCGGTCTGTTATTACAGCCCCGGCGTCGACATCACCGCGTCGCCGAGTCGAGTGCGAAAAAACGCTACTCGCTGA
- a CDS encoding DUF5810 domain-containing protein: MGYACPVCETPQADARHLANHLAFTALLGDDDHESWLDEHAPGWEQSGEDELAERVEEGAAEVEFPQVFEDTTGHDHHHGDEPRPGELFDERPTRGPSNEGSLDAETAAAVEQARAMTEDTGDESEMGDGTAASDESGDNGGDADENE, from the coding sequence ATGGGCTATGCCTGTCCCGTCTGTGAGACGCCGCAGGCCGACGCGCGCCACCTCGCCAACCACCTCGCGTTCACCGCGCTGCTCGGCGACGACGACCACGAGTCGTGGCTCGACGAGCACGCACCGGGCTGGGAGCAGTCCGGCGAGGACGAACTCGCCGAGCGAGTCGAGGAGGGCGCTGCCGAGGTCGAGTTCCCCCAGGTCTTCGAGGACACGACCGGTCACGACCATCACCACGGCGACGAGCCACGGCCGGGCGAGCTCTTCGACGAGCGACCGACGCGCGGGCCGTCGAATGAAGGGAGCCTCGACGCCGAGACCGCCGCCGCGGTCGAACAGGCGCGCGCGATGACCGAGGACACAGGCGACGAGAGCGAGATGGGCGACGGAACTGCAGCGAGCGACGAGAGCGGCGACAATGGTGGCGACGCGGACGAAAACGAGTAA
- a CDS encoding VIT1/CCC1 transporter family protein: MADDETSLTDRVDTDMVGPIARRYFVSNGFDGALTGVGVTVGAYLSGISDGLTVISLGLAAAVGLTTSGVWSVWEIERAEMRAEIQETEEAMLADLSDTRIERDKMSNQVVNALMSGLGPLLGLIVPLVPFLFEGTVFSLLQATLVSVAMAVGILFTFGAYMASISRQRWYVAGIRMGLAGVVVAVLNVFLPG, translated from the coding sequence ATGGCCGACGACGAGACGTCGTTGACCGACCGGGTCGACACCGATATGGTGGGCCCGATCGCCCGCCGCTATTTCGTTTCGAACGGGTTCGACGGCGCGCTCACCGGCGTCGGCGTCACCGTCGGGGCGTATCTCTCGGGCATCTCCGACGGGCTCACGGTGATCAGCCTCGGTCTCGCCGCGGCCGTCGGTCTCACCACCTCCGGGGTGTGGAGCGTCTGGGAGATCGAGCGTGCGGAGATGCGCGCCGAGATCCAGGAGACCGAGGAGGCGATGCTCGCCGACCTGAGCGACACGCGCATCGAGCGCGACAAGATGAGCAATCAGGTCGTCAACGCGCTCATGAGCGGGCTCGGCCCGCTGCTCGGGCTCATCGTCCCGCTCGTGCCGTTCCTGTTCGAGGGCACGGTCTTCTCGCTGTTGCAGGCGACGCTCGTCTCCGTCGCGATGGCCGTTGGCATCCTCTTCACGTTTGGGGCATATATGGCCTCTATCTCCCGCCAGCGCTGGTATGTCGCCGGCATTCGCATGGGGCTCGCTGGCGTCGTCGTCGCCGTTCTCAACGTCTTCCTCCCCGGCTGA